The proteins below come from a single Vidua macroura isolate BioBank_ID:100142 chromosome 17, ASM2450914v1, whole genome shotgun sequence genomic window:
- the LOC128815962 gene encoding centrosome-associated protein CEP250-like, whose protein sequence is METWRHERELNQQHMRDLEKKNEMHAPEMRNHKENTQELEVEREGVQEELEHGAASLKKWRENTQVLRAALIKSEIAKGSLQKHLYILKGKSGIQAGTGIDLQSIPVSLNHSSAVSHEEVSQEQDSSSYFLEQLSQEPSGQGHALAQVCREEELLGQKADLEGRLAATEWLRQDLSRQLAETRSVKESLESRLFAAQQQISQLQISRNHLEVELQAELQEARSEVQAAQRRHKEELQGLKEEMNLLLEQREALQKQVGELTSQLAACRESQEITVQRAQQYVREAQEESRQKLLEVEHVQKMLKEAEHQKKQLQVHLEYLEREWSQWEEVAQQNSELQATVNALEKEKARLIVSLEEKNQCLRMLEEKNLALNNQVSQCQSALQQAEQLSSNRAGQLWELNTQIWALQDTVLQMEASQATREKQLLQELQESRAGECALRDAVDMLAAEVSELRVRLQSSDCRR, encoded by the exons ATGGAGACCTGGCGG CATGAACGGGAATTGAACCAGCAGCACATGAGAGATctggaaaagaagaatgaaatgcATGCACCTGAGATGCGAAATCATAAGGAAAATACTCAAGAATTGGAAGTGGAAAGGGAAGGCGTGCAGGAAGAGTTGGAGCATGGGGCTGCTTCTTTGAAGAAATGGAGAGAGAACACTCAAGTACTGAGAGCTGCACTGATCAAGAGTGAAATTGCCAAAGGGTCTCTGCAGAAACACTTGTACATCCTGAAGGGCAAGTCTGGTATCCAGGCAGGCACTGGCATTGACCTTCAGTCCATTCCAGTGTCCCTGAATCATTCCAGTGCTGTTTCCCATGAAGAG GTTTCCCAGGAGCAAGATTCATCGAGCTACtttctggagcagctgagccaggaACCCTCTGGCCAAGGGCACGCACTGGCCCAGGTGTGCcgagaggaggagctgctgggccagAAGGCTGACCTTGAGGGCCGACTGGCAGCCACTGAGTGGCTCCGACAAGACCTTTCCAGGCAGCTGGCAGAGACCAG GTCAGTAAAGGAGAGCCTGGAATCCAGGCTGtttgctgctcagcaacagatATCTCAGCTGCAGATCTCCAGGAACCATCTGGAGGTAGagctgcaagctgagctgcaggaagctcgCAGTGAAGTCCAGGCAGCGCAGAGGAGGCACAAGGAGGAGCTACAAGGCCTCAAAGAGGAAATGAATCTGCTCCTTGAGCAGAGGGAGGCTCTACaaaagcag GTGGGAGAGTTGACATCTCAGCTGGCAGCCTGCCGAGAGTCCCAGGAAATTACTGTCCAGAGAGCCCAGCAATATGTGAGGGAGGCCCAGGAAGAGTCCAGGCAGAAGCTGCTGGAGGTTGAGCATGTCCAGAAGATGCTGAAGGAGGCAGAACAtcagaaaaagcagctgcaagTACATCTGGAGTACTTGGAGAGGGAATGGAGTCAATGGGAAGAAGTGGCACAGCAAAATTCAGAATTGCAGGCTACCGTGAATGCCctagagaaggaaaaagccaG GCTGATTGTGTCTCTGGAGGAGAAGAACCAGTGCCTCAGAATGCTGGAAGAGAAGAACCTGGCACTGAACAATCAGGTGTCTCAGTGTCAATCTGCTCTTCAGCAGGCCGAACAGCTCTCTTCAAACCGTGCTGGACAACTGTGGGAGCTCAACACCCAG ATCTGGGCCCTGCAGGACACAGTGCTGCAGATGGAGGCTTCCCAGGCAACTCgagagaagcagctgctgcaggaactgcaggagTCTCGAGCAGGAGAATGTGCTTTGAGGGATGCTGTGGACATGCTGGCAGCTGAGGTGTCTGAGCTGCGTGTGAGGCTCCAGAGCTCTGACTGTCGACGTTGA